Proteins encoded together in one Streptomyces sp. NBC_01216 window:
- the tgmA gene encoding putative ATP-grasp-modified RiPP: MFVHSDRIPQGTPLPNGLSTPVPWGVRRMAPYPAFAPGYAKVELDPTTQTGRYFDHAGKPLMMPGHGTSSGTNPSTNTGNPSDGSSGGGSGGGDSDTGNDTDQ; the protein is encoded by the coding sequence ATGTTCGTTCATTCCGACCGGATTCCGCAGGGGACACCACTCCCCAACGGACTCAGCACGCCTGTCCCGTGGGGCGTGCGGCGCATGGCCCCGTACCCCGCGTTCGCTCCCGGATACGCGAAGGTCGAGCTGGACCCCACGACCCAGACCGGCCGCTACTTCGACCACGCCGGAAAGCCGCTCATGATGCCGGGCCACGGCACCAGCTCGGGTACCAACCCGTCCACCAACACGGGCAACCCGTCGGACGGCAGCAGTGGTGGTGGCTCCGGTGGCGGGGACTCTGACACGGGTAACGACACCGACCAGTGA